aaaaaaaaaattaatattagatttatttatttatttttagctacaagaagaaaatataacatttattttaataaaaaatatttttattttatcccaCTTGCCACAAGCTCTTTCATTTCGatattatgatttaattaattctaatattggaaaaatattttcaattcaatttcatacttgtttaacatttttttaatcaagtaaataaacaaattttcacCCTTTTGGGtattatgatttaattaattctattattGGAgcaatatttttagtaaaacaacCCCTCATGATTTATGTACTAATCAAGctagtaaataaacaaatttgtcgTACTAAAAAAggtaatttcaaaaaaatattttttaaatgttgaaaaacacttcgaaaaaaaaaacatttgtgatggtttttttttttttttctttttttttccttttttttctttttttaaatagtagaagatgttatgaaaacctattttgatgaaaatattttaaatttatattctaTATAAGGAGCACAAAATTATCCATTAATATTATCTTCAAATGATTGCCAAAAGagtaaatcaaattattatattatcacTCTATATATATACTACATGCAAACATGAGTAAACACTTGACAAAGATGGCTCTCAAAAAGATGATGAGTTGTTATGGTGTGTTACTTCTTTTGATTGTTGTTGATATTAATGGAGTTTGGAGCATTTCAAGAGAAGAAGATCTTGAGCTAGAAAGACAACTCAAGATTTTAAATAAGCCTGGTGTTAAGACCATTAAAGtaagtataaattttttttcttagagtTACTTTTAATTACTTTGTCTAGAGTTGGTGTTAGCGATTCTCAAATGGGTAATTTTTCTATTTGTAGACAGACAATGGTGAAATTTTTAATTGCGTGGACATTCACAAACAGCCATCATTGGATCATCCTTTGCTTAAAAATCATGAAGTTCAGGTAGTTATTACGTTGATATTCAAGTGAATCATACCTTACGAATACTTTTCCATCAGATTTTAAGCACTGACTATTgtgtttaattttcaaacagaTAACATTTGATCCAAAATCTGTGAAAGAAAAGGAGTCACCATCGGTACTGGGCAAAGGGTTAGGGTGCCCAATTGGAACAGTTCCAATTCGAAGAACACAGAAGGAAGATCTTATACGAGCCCAAGCTTTTCCGAAACTGCGTACCGGAAGATATGCTGAAAATAGTCATCCACTTGCCCCAGAATCAAACGTTTTTCGAGTAATCTGGGATTTAAATTTTTACCACTAAGTTAGATTATAAGTTCTTAACTTCGAATCAATTACTAACGTGGTATTTTGCTGCATCAGTCTGCAAAGATACATACAAATGACATGTTAGTTCCAAAGTTCTATGGAATCGAAAGCTACTTGAATATATACAATCCTACACTTTCGTCACCGGACCAAGCTAGTACTACTTTAATTTATCTCGCTGGTGGAGTTGATGACTGTGACATATCTGTGGGATGGACAGTAAGTATCTTGAATCTTAGCCTCTTAATCTCAACtgctttattttatatatctaaaaCACTCTTTTGAAATTGCAGGTGTATGAGCCAAGATATGGTGACAACAAAACTCGCTTGTTTACATATTGGACCGTAAGCTTTTAAAACCTGTGaggttatatttagtttttagaaaatattaaagtttgTTTGATGGTGATTTTAGAAAtcgtttataatatttataagatttgaaaatttttcgttttcatttttttatagattaAAAGTCACGGCTGTTTTCtagaatagttttctattcttttttttaaaaaaagaagcagaaaaatatgtttgataacaaaaaaaaaaacgtatttGACAACTAGAAAATATGGTATTgtagaaaacatattttctattattttaacttatttttgaaaactattttagaaaataattatataagcgtatagaatagttaaaaataaagcattgaatataaaaatattaaaaacatgttaaagaTATTTCAGATTCTCAAACAAACCATTATTCTATAAAAGaagtcaaaatttatttttcaaaactgttttaaaaaacggttatcaaacataacctaaattttcttttcttcatggGAAGCAAGTGTAGTTTAAATTAGGACTTtggtttaaaattaaaatcatcttTATTAACCAGATTTagttttgatatattattattgcAGGCAGATGGTGGTGCGACAACCGGTTGCTATGATCTTCTTTGTCCAGGGTTTATCCTAACTAACCCTGACTTTCCACTGGGCTTTGCACTTCCCTCTTCTACCTACCGTGGCGCCCAGTATGATCTTAAAATGAGTGTATCCAAGGTTGGTAAATCCTCATGATTTGTTAATCTCTCTTGAAGTAATGTTTTTACTTTTCggaaaactaataaataaataaaaaataaaaacattaaaggaatatcattttttgttttgatttttgatgCCATGAAAAAGTTAAGAAGAAAATATCCTAAGGAAAATAGGAGAGAAATTgccaaaagaatttttttaagggGGTGctttgtaaattaatttaatgacttaataatttaattttaattattatataaattaattatatttgataaaataacctaatattataatttaaaattagaattgattttaagtattaaatcaaaataattaatttattcttatttaaatctaaaattatgcttataaaaaaattgaggttgatataaattaatagtttttgtttttttattgaatagaaaaaattaaaatatttaatttttttaattaaattaaaaacaacataTTAATATGAACCAATATAACTAAATTGAACTTaggtaatttaattaaatagaaaaaaccaaatatttcgatattttatattcaataaaaaaaaacatcgagtcattaaattattaagtcatgaAAGTgaatttaccaaacaccctttaaactcttaacttattttcatttttaggaaaaataatctattttggaaactcaaatatgaaaaacaattttaatttaattttattttttgttttgttttgttttttttttaggaatatgCATTTATAAGtaaattctttatttcttaCCTTACTATAAAAAAAGCACCTCAAATTTATcccaaaaaaattacttaatttcATGACATTCTAAAAACCTATTTTCAGTTAAAAGTTTGCCGGACATTTTCTtgacttaaaaaatgtttttctcttCTAAACAGCAAAAACTACTTTCAGCAACAGTTCCCAAACAGGTTGacatacttttttttctttttctttcttttttctgtgtGTGTTTCTTAGGATCCAAAAACAGGTCATTGGTGGTTATTTGTAGCTGACATAGAGTTCGGGTACTGGCCTAAACAACTGTTTGGTTTCTTTGGGGTTGCCAGAGAGCTATATTGGGGAGGAGAAGTATTCAGCCCAAGCCAACCTTTCCCCCCCATGGGCAGTGGCCATTTTCCAGAGGAAGGAGCGGGTGCCGCGTGCTTTATGAGGGCGCTTAAGTATAAATACGAGGATGGAGGGGCTTTTGTAGATATTCTAGATGAGGGCATGTCTGTTCGTGCGGACAATCCTGAGTGTTATAAAGTTGGTCCTCTCAGTAATCGTGGTGGTTTTTGGGGTTATACATTTTTGTTTGGAGGGCCTGGTGGACAGTGTTAGAATGAATTTGGCTCCcctatatctttatttttagcttccaatttaattaaaataatgaagcTATTCTGTGGACCCGCGTTTTTCACTTGCGTTCCTATTCGACAGTgtgactcgctttttatttatgatttttagaaaaagacttagagttgtcacttatttttgttttatttttttatatgaaaaacaaaataagaaataaaaactctaaatgtaactcctgaaggaaaaaacaGGTCTGCgaaaaatggagtttgggtccgagggtcaggttacctattaggaaggtaagGTGgtaaaccgtagcacccctttaagtccctaaaaacgagtctctactaaataaggagaaacaagtgtgacaattgataaggaaatcaatggataccagagaaatgatcaaataataaaatgaatcgtgcataaaaataatcaaagtgGGAATGAAATCGTATCTTAGCAATaagtaatagtgcgctatcatggaaacaaggttagttcaaatataaaatagtcaTATGCaaatcaaagagcaagacaaagatcgAGCAATATTCATTAAACATAACAGTTGGTAATCAGAAGataaaactcatatgtagggcccccaccaaagcccaattgattttgcatgaattaatatcataaatttcatTGTTTCTAGAGTTACGAAATTCATTTATGTTTActaaaaatcaaggaaagtgaaaaaaatatttgaaaatagaagaaaatttgtACAAGTGCATGTCAAAATAAGAATGGCAACAGATTTATTAAAATCGGGATTTTTGGTAACCTAAAACCCAaataaaggatgaaaaattgtagaattaaaaaatatttgaaaaactgaagtgaaattaaaactattcaaaagaaaactagagttttgaaatttattttaaaattaattgaaaattgaagttttgaaaattaaatttaagaattggaattttggaaattaatatttgaaagaaattggaattttgaaaattaaatttgaaataaactggacttttgaaaattatttgagaattggagttttgaaaaattaaatttaagaattgagattttggaaattaatatttgaaagaaatttgaattttgaaaattaaatttaaaagaaattgaaattttgaaaattaaatttaagaaatggagtttttgaaattaaatttaagaattggaattttggaaattaaatttgaaagaaattgaaattttgaaaattatttgagaattggagttttgggaATTAAgtcaaattgaagttttgaaaattaaatttaaaaatcgaagtttttgaaaattatttgaaaatttgagttttaaaaattatttgaaaacgattttttttttttttttttttaaaaaaaatggaattatgacacaaaagatgaagaattaagaTATCAACATGTGGTCGTTGGATTGTGCACTAgaagggtggccatgcataaGTGGGTGCCCGGGGTGCAAAGTGGCTACTTGGAGACCGTGTGGGCTGTGACAAGCTAGGGAGGTTGCTTGGTAATTGTGTGGGCTGCGACAGGCTAGGAAGGCTGGTGGTGGTTGTGTGGGTTATGTCAGGCTAGGAAGGACGATAAGTAATGGGTGACTATGTGGGCTGTGACAGGTGCATGAGGGTAAGCTAGTGAAGGATAGGGGTATGATGGGTTTGGTGACGTAGGGTTGATGGTGGTAAGCTGGTCCCAAGGTATGACTTATTCAACTAAGCAAGTAATACCAGTTTCTTCCACTACAGGAGCTTCTTAATAAGATGAATGGACTGAGCAGACAACATGATTCTTCCAGTTGCTTTCATTTTCATCAAGAATTGGCTACCGATTCAACAAATACTCCTTTAACTGTAAAATCCTTATGGGGTTGAAGGTCTTGCGGCCACCTGAGGACCAAACTACATAACCCATCACAATCGCCTAAAAACTCTGGAGCATCAGGTTTCCATCCATCCTTATGCATTGACCCAGAAAGCCTAGGAATCTGCTGGTTTCACTCACCCAACTCAAAAGGAAGCTTCACATCGACATTCAACAATCTCATATGCTCCATCTCAAACCCTGCACGACCCAATAGGAGACTCACAGGAAGGTAAATGAAGGAATAGAGCAAAGACAAGCagagtaaaagaaaaagaaaaaaaaaatagaaaaaaaccaaatagaaaatcaaacaaaaattaaatgcaTGAAGCCTCATTTCATATGTCTTTCATGAGCTCGAAGCAAGTGGGGAAAACCTAGAGAAGATTcaaaacatgaataaaaatatttccagATTGCTACACAATGTATATAGAACAGAGTCGTGACAACCCGAAATTAACCCACGAGAATAGCAGATGAATCAACAACAACGAagtatataaaaagaaatatccGAAAATCAATAAAGTTCAGCATGTATTCCATATTATCCATACCTAAATCAACAAGCGATACCAGGCAAACAAGAGGAATAAGAGAAGAAAagtatttaattcaaaataggTTTCATGAAAAACTTACCTGGAGTTGCTTCCTATCTACGTTATGTTCATTCCCCTCTCGCtgctcatttattttcttttctcctcaGCTCGCTCTCCCCGAGGGAGGCCATACTGGTATGAATGAGAGTGGTGGTTGTGATCATCGATCGTGGGGATGTGTCTTGCTTTTAAAAGAATACCCAGAAAAGAAGAAGTTGTTGTGGTGGCCAGGAAACCTccaaaaaacaattcaaagactGGAAAAGAAATGATGGATTTGACCGGAACCCTAGTTGCAGTCTCCATGCTGTTTTAAAATGGCTGTGGGTATCGGTGATGGGTTGTGTATGGTGTGGTGGTGAGGCTGTTATGGGTGGGATGGTGAGGCTGTTATGGGCAAGGTGGTGAGGTTGTGAGTACTAGATAGTCAATCCATGGAAAAGAAGTTGAGGGTTGTGGGTGCATACGTGTTGGGTGTTGAGATAGAGTCACCTGCTAGTGTGGGTTGGGTTTTGGCACTGTGTTTGGGAGCTTGGTGGTTCTCCAggtcaaaagcaaaaaaaaaatggtgatatGGGTGAGGTGGTAAGGCTATCAGTGCATGGAGATGATGGCTACCCTCGTCTTCTTGGGTTTCTTgggtgagaaaaataaataaatggtgcTCCTCCTACTTAAAGCCCCTGAATCAAATCCTATTTCAAAAGCAATAATATAATAGTAAAACCAAAAAGACCATTCTCCAAAaaagaggggtctacaaatatgtctCTCTTCGATAGAGTTGACGAgtataaggaatatgaacactagagtgaaaagaaagcttgaatagtgagtggaatgaagtgaactctattgaaaaaaaaataacccCCAAAAGTATACAAGTAGAACACAAACTCGCtcaaaccaaacaaatgaacaaaaggACTCTACATGTGCTCTATATGAGGACACAAGGGGTAAGACATCTAACAATACAATTAAGACCCATGCTATAAGCTCAAAGAGCTATATCACACACAATAGAGGAGAACAAATCCTAGAAAATCACAACTTTGAACTCCTGaaatgtggctttgaacgccaaaactgagatgAACAATTTTGAACAACTAAACTATGACTATGAATGCTTAAAACtttggctttgaacgccaatgGGAGAAATGGCTCTAAAGGCCTACAATTCTAAAcacctataaaagaaaatggtggTTGTGATGCGGGTGACGTCTAAAGGGTAGAAAtgagtggctctgaacgcctaaaactggaagagatggctctgaatgtctaTACTGAAGACATGAGTTTGAACGCCTAACTAAAAAcatggctctaaacaccaaactATGAacgatggctttgaatgctaaaataaagatatgatgactctgaatgccaaccTGATCAATGGCTCTGAATACCAAACCGAGGGAAcatgatgatggctttgaacgcttaaAACTgatgaaagaaatgactctaaacgcctaaaattggaaaagatggctctaaacgcctatgaaggaaaatggtggctctgaacgcctaaattgTAAGAAAATGttggctctgaatgctaaactGAGAAGGAAGACTTTGAACGCCGTAACTAGgaagaaatggtggctctaaacgctagACTGAGAACTGACATCCTTAAATGTCAAACTGAGGATGATGACTTTGAATGTCATAACTGAGAAGATATGACAGCTTTGAACGTCAAGCTGTAAAGAGATGGCGGCTTTGAACACCATAACtaagaagagatggtggctctgaatgccaaactgaaaagaaatggtggctctagACGCCCAAGTTGAGAAgagatagtggctctgaacaccaaactatGAAGGACAACTTCGAACATCGTAACTGAGAAGATATGacggctctgaacaccaaactgaaaAGGGATGATgtctctaaacgccaaactgaaaagagatGGTGACTCTGAACACCTAAATTGAGAAgatatggtggctctgaatgccgcaactgagaagagatagtggctctgaatgccaaaactgagaagagatagtggctctgaacgctaaactgTGAAggacgactctgaacgtcataATTGAGAAgggatggtggctttgaacgtcaAACTGTAATGAGAatggtgactctgaacgccaaactgaaaacgAAATGgtagctctgaacgccaaactgacaCAATAGCTATGAACGCTAAGATGAAACAACAACGCTGAACACCAAACTAAGAAAATACGatgactttgaacgccaaactaaggAAATgaagtggctctaaatgccaaactaaaaacaaactacaactctgaatgccaaactgcagatacgactctgaacgtcgtAACTGAGAATAGacagtggctctgaacgctaagcTACGAGGAAGTGGTGGCTATGAATGTCGGACTGTaaggagatggtggctctgaacgccataGCTGCAAGGAAATTATgagggggaaatatgccccagtgtagcgTGTCGCCACAACTCTCAATCCACTGGAATAGTCTGAAAGAGACTCCCTGAGTCTCAAAAGATGTTCCGCTGGCGAGTCGGAATGATCAAATCAACTATAAGTACGACCTCACAACCCATCTGACTATCGCGAGGCTTGACGAAGTGCCATAATAAGTCAAAAGTCTCTAACTCAAAATGTTCTGCTGGAGGAATCCATCGTCATCTCAAATGAATGATCCAATGGGGATTCTTAAGAGAATAGTCCGCCAGGGTAACTACTGCGACCTCAACACAACAATATACAGAAGAGTCATGGATAGTAGGACATCGAAAACTCGAAGGTTGTGCTCCTTTGGAGGCTCATCTCAGCTAAAATCACCGAAACTATTATCAATAATGCAAAGAAATATCCCTCGTTCGAGTAATGAAGTCTGTAACAAGTCTGTGAAAAAACAATCATCTCCACAACTAAAAGAGGGAGATATGTCCCAGTATAGCAACTAGTGCATCTGGTTTGTCCTGATAACTCGAGAATAACTCCATGGGGATGTATAAGAGATCTGACATGTACTCCATTGAAATGATGATATAGGAGTCTATGCACCTGAGATGACTTCATCCAAGAATCATGACAATATCAGAAAGTATGAGCTTGACTAAATCACTCAAGAAAGGCTCCACTGGAGAATCAGGACAAAATGAAAGCAAATCATCAATCTAGTGTGTATCTCGTAATTAaggatgatcatgcaaatcaatggagatctataaatctcaaccGAAgagaaaatatgccc
The sequence above is drawn from the Vitis riparia cultivar Riparia Gloire de Montpellier isolate 1030 chromosome 15, EGFV_Vit.rip_1.0, whole genome shotgun sequence genome and encodes:
- the LOC117932576 gene encoding uncharacterized protein LOC117932576 — protein: MALKKMMSCYGVLLLLIVVDINGVWSISREEDLELERQLKILNKPGVKTIKTDNGEIFNCVDIHKQPSLDHPLLKNHEVQVVITLIFKKGVTIGTGQRSAKIHTNDMLVPKFYGIESYLNIYNPTLSSPDQASTTLIYLAGGVDDCDISVGWTVYEPRYGDNKTRLFTYWTADGGATTGCYDLLCPGFILTNPDFPLGFALPSSTYRGAQYDLKMSVSKDPKTGHWWLFVADIEFGYWPKQLFGFFGVARELYWGGEVFSPSQPFPPMGSGHFPEEGAGAACFMRALKYKYEDGGAFVDILDEGMSVRADNPECYKVGPLSNRGGFWGYTFLFGGPGGQC